Proteins from one Ananas comosus cultivar F153 linkage group 5, ASM154086v1, whole genome shotgun sequence genomic window:
- the LOC109710627 gene encoding PTI1-like tyrosine-protein kinase 3 yields the protein MMRRWLCCNCQVDELCHEHENEYLKSPSNNIDGNLKGPKTSAGVKSKQQTAPPPIEVPALSLEELKEKTDNFGSKALIGEGSYGRVYYAVLDNGKHVAVKKLDVTSEPESNTEILTQVSIVSRLKHENLVEMLGYCVEGNLRILAFEFATMGSLHDILHGRKGVQGAQPGPVLDWIQRVRIAIDAAKGLEYLHEKVQPSIIHRDIRSSNVLLFEDFKAKIADFNLSNQAPDMAARLHSTRVLGTFGYHAPEYAMTGQLTQKSDVYSFGVVLLELLTGRKPVDHTMPRGQQSLVTWATPRLSEDKVKQCVDPRLKGEYPPKGVAKLAAVAALCVQYEAEFRPNMSIVVKALSPLLVNKQAPPPAAPSVPAPDA from the exons ATGATGCGTCGCTGGCTTTGCTGCAATTGTCAGGTGGATGAGCTTTGTCATGAACATGAGAATGAATATCTTAAGAGCCCATCCAATAACATAGATG GAAACCTGAAAGGTCCAAAGACTTCTGCTGGTGTCAAAAGCAAACAGCAAACGGCACCTCCTCCCATTGAAGTCCCTGCGTTGTCATTGGAAGAACTGAAAGAGAAAACGGACAATTTTGGGTCAAAAGCTTTGATTGGTGAAGGATCATATGGTAGAGTGTACTACGCGGTTTTAGATAATGGGAAGCATGTGGCAGTTAAAAAACTTGATGTTACATCTGAGCCTGAGTCGAACACTGAAATTTTGACCCAG GTCTCAATTGTATCAAGATTGAAGCATGAAAATTTAGTTGAAATGCTCGGTTATTGTGTTGAAGGAAATCTCCGTATATTGGCATTTGAATTTGCAACCATGGGTTCTCTACATGATATTTTACATG GAAGAAAAGGGGTCCAAGGTGCACAACCTGGTCCTGTGCTTGACTGGATACAGCGTGTGAGAATAGCTATCGATGCAGCAAAAGGGTTAGAGTATCTCCATGAGAAGGTTCAGCCGTCCATAATACATCGGGATATCAGATCGAGCAATGTTCTTTTATTTGAGGATTTCAAGGCAAAAATCGCCGACTTCAATCTCTCAAACCAGGCTCCTGACATGGCTGCTCGCCTTCATTCCACCCGTGTCCTGGGAACCTTCGGTTATCATGCACCTGA GTATGCCATGACTGGGCAGCTGACTCAGAAAAGTGATGTGTATAGTTTTGGAGTCGTTCTTTTAGAACTTCTGACGGGAAGGAAGCCGGTAGATCATACTATGCCTAGAGGTCAGCAGAGTCTTGTTACTTGG GCAACTCCAAGGTTGAGTGAGGACAAGGTCAAACAATGTGTAGATCCAAGGTTGAAGGGGGAGTACCCTCCAAAAGGAGTTGCTAag CTCGCTGCTGTAGCGGCCCTTTGTGTGCAATATGAAGCTGAGTTTAGGCCCAACATGAGCATTGTAGTGAAGGCACTCTCTCCCCTTCTTGTAAATAAGCAAGCCCCGCCACCCGCTGCTCCATCTGTTCCTGCTCCTGATGCTTGA
- the LOC109709780 gene encoding U11/U12 small nuclear ribonucleoprotein 35 kDa protein: MSGGGGGRLNAVFYAERYHPIQAGSIDGTDVLPHDNAVFRALLCSTANLYDPFGDPKVIGDPYRTVFVGRLSRLTDDETLRQAMSKYGRVKNMRLVRDIVTGASRGYAFVEYESDREMRRAYEDAHHSIIDGSEVIVDYYRQHLMPGWIPRRLGGGLGGKKESGQLRFGGRERPFRAPLRPIPYDDLKRLGIPPPPEGRYMSRFQIPSPPRRRSSSYAEGEDSPSRPRAKDGEESYRKRRRSPTDVDENRSERHSRHREHSHDRDDSRSKHRGDRTEHSHRHKKRSRSRDFSS; this comes from the exons atgagcggcggcggcggcgggaggctgAACGCGGTGTTCTACGCGGAGCGGTACCACCCGATCCAGGCCGGCAGCATCGACGGCACCGACGTCCTCCCCCACGACAACGCCGTCTTCCGCGCCCTCCTCTGCTCCACCGCCAACCTCT ATGATCCGTTTGGGGACCCGAAGGTCATCGGCGATCCCTACCGCACCGTCTTCGTCGGCCGACTCTCTCGCCTCACCGACGACGAAACCCTCCGGCAG GCGATGAGCAAGTACGGGAGGGTGAAGAACATGCGATTGGTCAGAGATATCG TCACCGGCGCTTCACGCGGTTATGCTTTTGTTGAATACGAATCCGACAGAGAAATGCGCCGTGCATATGAG GATGCGCACCATTCAATCATAGATGGCAGTGAAGTGATCGTAGATTACTACCGACAACACCTAATGCCTGGATGGATACCTCGACGTCTTG GAGGCGGGCTCGGAGGCAAGAAGGAATCCGGTCAGCTCCGATTCGGAGGTCGAGAGAGGCCATTTCGAGCTCCTCT GCGGCCCATTCCTTACGACGATCTAAAAAGGCTCGGCATTCCGCCACCACCGGAGGGCCGATATATGTCGCGCTTTCAG ATTCCGTCTCCACCCAGGCGGAGAAGCAGCAGCTATGCAGAGGGAGAAGATTCGCCGTCGAGGCCCCGAGCAAAGGATGGAGAAGAGAGTTACCGTAAGAGGCGAAGGAGTCCAACTGATGTCGACGAAAACCGTAGCGAGCGCCATAGCCGTCACAGAGAGCATTCGCACGATCGAGATGATTCGCGGAGCAAGCACCGCGGAGATCGCACCGAACATTCTCACCGGCATAAGAAGCGATCGAGAAGTCGGGATTTTAGTTCTTAG